TATAGAAGACTTTGAGCAGAGTTATGATCAAGTGAAACATCAGCTACAAACGTTTATCAAAGACAATGAGGTTGCCATCTTTAATAAAGGCGCTATTTCTTGGAAGCGCTCAAAAGACAGTGTTGGTCTTGATAGCAAAGCTGTCATAAAAGCCTATCCTGAATTGCTTAAGCAGTTTAGTAAAACAAAGCACGGCAGTAGACGCTTTGTCATTCTTAACGACTAAGCCATCAGTCACTTAACCATCAATTAATCAAAGCGAATCAAAGCGAATCAAGCAAGCACATAAAGCCCACCTATCTCAGGTGGGCTTTTTTATGGCTTATCAAAACAAAAACACATAAGGAATATAACCATGATTAAAGGTCTCACGATAACCCCGCCAGTACTCGGTCGCATTAGCATCGGTAAAGTCGTTCAAAAAGACGGTAAGCGTCTCCCTGCTAAAGATGACCAATTCACTATCACTAGCCAAGTCCAAAATAAGGATGGCTGGATTAATCATCCACTTGATGAGAAGCTGCGGGCAAATAATGACGGTAAGCTTAGACAAATACCAGTGCGACTGCTCTTCAATGACCCTGAGCTGAATTTACGAGCAGAATACACGCTATTTGATAGACAAACTGGACGCCCTCTTTGCGTAGGCGATGGCGAGCATTGCCAGCGTCGAACGAGCAACGGTGTTGAGCATATGCCATGCCCATCACCCGATCGCTGTCCACTAGCCCAAGGCGGTGCTTGTAAGCCTTATGGTCGTCTCTATGTCAATCTGAGTGAAGACGATGAGCTGGGTACGTTTATCTTTCGCACCACAGGCTTTAATAGTATTAGAACGCTTGCAGCACGGCTAAGCTACTTTGCAGCGGTGTCCGGTAATAAGCTGTCTTGCCTGCCACTCCAATTAACGCTACGTGGCAAAAGTACCATGCAAAGCTATCGAACACCAATCTACTTTGTGGATTTGACGCTACGTGATGACGTGACTTTAAAGCAAGCGGTACAAGATGCTGGTGCCATTGACGCAGAGTTAAGTGAACACGGTTTTGACCAAGCAGCGCTAGAAATAGCTGCAAAGCAAGGCTATGTTAATTCTTGCTTTGAGGTTGATAGCGATAATCTATTGGATGTGGCAGAAGAGTTTTATCCATTAGAGACGGATGAGACTAATAGTAATGATCAAGGAGGGTCGCAAAATGGTATTGCGCCCTACAATGTCGGCAATATTGAAAGGAGTCTAAGGGAGAGTGTGACAGCTGTAAGTTGAAGCAGTGGTAAGGATATACGGCATAAAAGGGAGTTGATTATTCAGCTCCTTTTTTTATGTGATTGATAAGGAGTACGCACGGTCAATATAGGACACCGTAAAAAAATATGGGACTCCGTAACTGTATGAGAGGAAATGCTCTCAATAACTCATAAGGAGCTAGTCATGGAAAATTTGAATACAAGTACTCAGAAAAATACT
This is a stretch of genomic DNA from Psychrobacter alimentarius. It encodes these proteins:
- a CDS encoding recombination directionality factor translates to MIKGLTITPPVLGRISIGKVVQKDGKRLPAKDDQFTITSQVQNKDGWINHPLDEKLRANNDGKLRQIPVRLLFNDPELNLRAEYTLFDRQTGRPLCVGDGEHCQRRTSNGVEHMPCPSPDRCPLAQGGACKPYGRLYVNLSEDDELGTFIFRTTGFNSIRTLAARLSYFAAVSGNKLSCLPLQLTLRGKSTMQSYRTPIYFVDLTLRDDVTLKQAVQDAGAIDAELSEHGFDQAALEIAAKQGYVNSCFEVDSDNLLDVAEEFYPLETDETNSNDQGGSQNGIAPYNVGNIERSLRESVTAVS